The genomic stretch TCGTACTCTATGCACACATGCTGCGCACTGCTGCCCATCACGCCAAGAAGGCCCTCACCATCCCCCGCTACTACGGGAAGGGGCTGCTGAAGGTGCTGACCGAAGAGCCCGCGTTCGTGTGGGCGCAGGCGATCGCCTTCAAGACGCTCGTCACCCTGCTTCCGCTGCTGCTGCTCGCGACCGGCATCTTCGGCCTCGTGATCCGCCAGGAGGACCCCTTCACGACCGTCTCGGCCTTCCTGCGCAACTTCCTGCCGTCGGGGCAGAGCGACGGGCTGGTGGAGCTGGTGATGCAGTTGCAGAAAGCGTCCGGCGCGATCACCACGTTCGGTGCCGTGTTCTTCCTGGTCACGGTGATCACGATGTTCTCGACGTTGCGCTACGTCGTCGGCGCGGCGATGGGCGAGAGCCGCCACCAGATGCGGGGCATCGTCCGCGGCTACCTGTTCGACCTCCGGATGGCGGCACAGGTGGGGACGCTGTTCCTGATGTCGTTCGCGATCACAGCCGGCGCGCGCGTGCTGAGCGCCCGGAGCGGGGCCCTCGCCGCCCAGGTCGGGCTGGACCCCGGCCTCGTCGGGACGGCAGCCAGCGGCCTGCTGCAGCTGGTCACCTTCCTGGTGCCCTACGTGCTCACGGTGGGGATGCTGGCGCAGCTCTACTTCTTCGTGCCCCGCCCGCGGACGCCCGTGCGGAGCGCCCTCGCAGGCGCCGCCGTCGCCGCGGTCCTGTTCGAGATCGCCAAGAACGGCTTCGCCATCTACGCCACCCACGTCGCCGACTTCGACCGATACGCCCAGGAGGGCGAGGGCCTCGGCGGCCTCGGCGGCGTGTTCGGCCTGATTCTGGCGTTCGTGTTCTGGGTCTACGTCTCAGGCCTGATCCTCGTGATCG from Rubrivirga sp. SAORIC476 encodes the following:
- a CDS encoding YihY/virulence factor BrkB family protein codes for the protein MLRTAAHHAKKALTIPRYYGKGLLKVLTEEPAFVWAQAIAFKTLVTLLPLLLLATGIFGLVIRQEDPFTTVSAFLRNFLPSGQSDGLVELVMQLQKASGAITTFGAVFFLVTVITMFSTLRYVVGAAMGESRHQMRGIVRGYLFDLRMAAQVGTLFLMSFAITAGARVLSARSGALAAQVGLDPGLVGTAASGLLQLVTFLVPYVLTVGMLAQLYFFVPRPRTPVRSALAGAAVAAVLFEIAKNGFAIYATHVADFDRYAQEGEGLGGLGGVFGLILAFVFWVYVSGLILVIGAAVAALHERRTRPRKSRLRKLWASKAGIFRRHRERVEAEAIEAHTEAAVEPADAPDVSALPPGGDGAALTPHPAEDDIPGPPSS